A stretch of Prunus dulcis chromosome 6, ALMONDv2, whole genome shotgun sequence DNA encodes these proteins:
- the LOC117631865 gene encoding putative pentatricopeptide repeat-containing protein At3g49142, which yields MTCISLIKQSHTLLSLKTVHASILRTHLHLNLFLCTNLIAHYASLGSTSHAYTLFSAFSSSSSSSDVFLWNVMIRGFVDNGLYHKAIVLYSKMWELGTQPDHFTFPFVLKACGYVCDDRLGVKLHGDVIQCGCASDLFVGNSLIGLYGKFGQVETARKVFDKMPDRNVVSWSSMIGAYSQSGCFKHGWFLFAMMLNESIRPNRAAILNVMACVSRENQADEVCGVVTANGLDLDRSVQNAAMQMYARCRRIDVARGFFDKISDKDLVSWASMIEAYVQVDLPLEALELFKEMRVQRILPDLVALLSVIRACSNLASFQQARLIHGHAIRCFFKNHIALETSVVDLYVKCGSLVYARRVFDEMRERNIISWSTMISGYGMHGHGREAVNLFNQMKALAKPDHIAFLSVLSACSHGGLIAEGWDCFNSMSRDFHVTPRPEHYACMVDLLGRSGRLKEAFEFIERMPVRPDAGVWGSLLGACRIYSNIELAKIAARQLFELDGENPGRYVLMSNIYASSGKQKDADKIRDLMKKRGVRKVAGHTSIEIKNKVYTFVAGDKSHTQTDLIYSELEKVINRIRQEGYKPDLNFALHDVEEEMKEKMLYAHSEKLAIVFGLLNSGPESVIRIKKNLRVCGDCHTASKLISKVTGREIVMRDAHRFHHFKVGACSCGDYW from the coding sequence ATGACATGCATATCACTGATAAAGCAAAGCCACACCCTTTTGTCCCTTAAAACTGTCCATGCCTCTATCCTCAGAACCCATCTTCACCTCAATCTCTTCCTCTGCACCAACCTCATTGCCCACTATGCCTCTTTGGGCTCAACCTCTCACGCCTATACCCTCTTCTCtgccttctcttcttcctcatcctcCTCTGACGTTTTTCTTTGGAATGTGATGATTAGAGGCTTTGTTGACAATGGCCTATATCACAAAGCCATTGTTCTGTACAGTAAGATGTGGGAATTGGGTACTCAACCCGATCACTTTACATTCCCTTTTGTGCTTAAGGCTTGTGGGTACGTTTGTGATGATAGATTGGGTGTAAAGCTTCATGGGGATGTGATTCAATGTGGTTGTGCATCGGATTTGTTTGTGGGTAATTCACTTATTGGCTTGTATGGAAAATTTGGGCAGGTTGAGACTGCAAGAAAGGTATTCGATAAAATGCCCGACAGGAATGTGGTTTCTTGGAGTTCGATGATTGGTGCGTACTCGCAAAGTGGGTGTTTCAAGCATGGGTGGTTTTTGTTTGCAATGATGTTGAATGAGAGTATTAGACCCAACAGGGCTGCCATTTTGAATGTGATGGCGTGTGTTTCTAGAGAGAATCAGGCTGATGAGGTTTGTGGAGTTGTGACAGCTAATGGACTTGATTTGGACCGTTCAGTTCAAAACGCTGCCATGCAAATGTACGCACGGTGCAGAAGAATTGATGTTGCTCGGGGCTTCTTTGATAAAATCAGTGATAAGGACTTGGTGTCTTGGGCATCCATGATTGAAGCTTATGTGCAAGTTGATTTGCCTCTTGAAGCCTTGGAGCTCTTTAAAGAGATGAGAGTGCAACGGATTCTCCCTGATTTGGTGGCACTTCTGAGCGTGATTCGCGCTTGTTCAAATTTAGCATCGTTTCAGCAAGCACGCTTAATTCATGGACATGCTATTCGTTGCTTTTTCAAGAACCACATTGCGCTTGAAACTTCTGTAGTTGATTTATATGTAAAATGTGGAAGCTTGGTATATGCTAGAAGGGTTTTTGATGAGATGCgagaaagaaatataatctCATGGAGCACCATGATTTCAGGATATGGGATGCATGGTCATGGAAGAGAAGCTGTTAACCTATTTAATCAGATGAAGGCTCTAGCAAAACCAGACCACATTGCATTCCTGTCAGTGCTGTCAGCTTGCAGTCATGGTGGGTTGATTGCCGAAGGATGGGACTGCTTTAATTCCATGAGTAGGGATTTTCATGTAACACCAAGACCGGAACACTATGCATGTATGGTTGATCTTTTGGGTCGATCTGGTAGACTGAAAGAAGCATTTGAGTTCATTGAAAGAATGCCAGTAAGGCCAGATGCTGGTGTTTGGGGATCACTGCTTGGTGCATGTagaatttattcaaatatagAACTTGCTAAAATTGCTGCAAGACAATTATTTGAGTTGGATGGGGAGAACCCCGGTCGATATGTTCTCATGTCCAATATTTATGCATCTTCTGGAAAACAGAAAGATGCTGATAAGATAAGAGATTTGATGAAAAAAAGAGGGGTGAGGAAAGTAGCTGGTCACACCAGCATAGAGATAAAAAACAAGGTCTATACATTTGTGGCTGGAGATAAGTCGCATACTCAAACTGATTTAATCTATTCAGAGTTGGAGAAAGTGATAAATAGGATTCGACAAGAAGGGTACAAGCCGGATTTGAActttgcattgcatgatgtGGAGGAAGAGATGAAGGAGAAAATGTTGTATGCGCATAGTGAGAAGCTTGCGATAGTTTTTGGACTGTTGAATTCAGGACCAGAAAGTGTTATTAGAATAAAGAAGAATCTGAGA
- the LOC117632552 gene encoding seipin-1 — MEPAQPTSTFSNPPPPETPVLENDEAEYGQYDCDEYLIPKPSEWFPKLVSFQADLIYNCMATLSAPIFSLLSVASESYHQVEQTKDTVESAVHQVPSTLTHGSTILLKKLGFGLLGAAYVCMVLVMVLILSFLLGVGLVNLWVEEPVFVRDRLHFDYTDPHPTAVFAFGGVPVGHTFYVSLVLLMPESDFNRGIGVFQMSAELLSVNGDVIAKSSQPCMLRFMSLPVRLTRTFLMGVPLLLGISGETQKLAMQILEHKEGHFPRTQAIRVTLLPRAGTSYLPQLYEAEILLKSQLPWMKHLVRSWKLTFYVWTSLYTYVLFLIILILFCKPLLLPMTMITATAAANVSDQSYTETQSQATSRPRPRRRHSRESQAQSRDVESEDVQELLRKWQRSRSKRKAMYLQPGDLDLGAAETIGSSAASTISITREDASVAAEDVGDLESVCL; from the exons ATGGAACCTGCTCAGCCCACATCAACCTTCAGcaacccaccaccaccagaAACACCAGTATTGGAGAATGATGAAGCAGAATACGGCCAATATGACTGTGATGAGTATCTGATACCAAAACCATCAGAGTGGTTCCCAAAGCTTGTATCTTTTCAAGCAGATTTAATTTACAACTGCATGGCCACTCTGTCTGCCCCCATTTTTTCCCTCTTGTCTGTGGCCTCTGAGTCTTACCACCAAGTCGAGCAGACCAAAGACACCGTTGAATCCGCCGTCCACCAGGTTCCCTCTACCCTCACACATGGCAGCACCATCCTCCTCAAGAAGCTTGGTTTTGGGTTGCTTGGGGCTGCTTATGTCTGTATGGTTTTGGTCATGGTTTTGATtctatcttttcttttgggtgttGGGTTGGTCAATCTTTGGGTGGAGGAGCCTGTGTTTGTGAGAGACAGGTTGCACTTTGATTACACTGACCCTCATCCAACGGCTGTCTTTGCTTTTGGTGGGGTTCCTGTTGGACACACTTTTTATGTCTCTTTGGTCCTATTGATGCCTGAATCTGATTTCAACAGGGGCATTGGGGTCTTTCAG ATGAGTGCAGAACTATTATCAGTGAATGGTGATGTGATTGCAAAGTCAAGCCAGCCCTGCATGTTACGATTTATGAGCCTCCCGGTTAGACTCACACGAACATTTCTTATGGGCGTACCGTTGCTACTAGGAATCTCTGGAGAAACCCAGAAGTTAGCCATGCAAATACTCGAGCATAAGGAAGGGCATTTTCCAAGAACCCAAGCCATAAGAGTAACTTTATTACCAAGAGCTGGAACCTCGTATCTTCCCCAGTTGTACGAGgctgaaattttattgaaatccCAGCTGCCTTGGATGAAACATTTGGTGCGCAGTTGGAAGTTGACTTTTTACGTCTGGACCTCTTTATATACCTATGTTTTGTTCCTCataattctcatacttttctGCAAACCACTCTTGCTGCCAATGACAATGATCACAGCTACTGCCGCAGCAAATGTCAGTGACCAAAGTTACACCGAGACACAATCACAAGCCACATCTCGACCACGACCACGACGACGCCATAGTAGGGAATCACAAGCCCAATCTAGAGACGTTGAAAGTGAGGATGTTCAAGAGTTGTTGAGGAAATGGCAACGCAGCAGAAGCAAAAGAAAGGCAATGTATTTGCAACCTggggatttggatttgggagCTGCAGAAACTATTGGCTCATCTGCAGCCTCAACAATTAGTATTACCAGAGAAGATGCAAGTGTAGCCGCTGAAGATGTTGGGGACTTGGAATCAGTGTGTTTATAA
- the LOC117631741 gene encoding putative 4-hydroxy-4-methyl-2-oxoglutarate aldolase 2, with amino-acid sequence MALVTTAEVCDAHSQLIGSGDLRVLEPIFQIYGRRQVFSGQIVTLKVFEDNVLVRGFLEEKGNGRVLVVDGGGSKRCAILGGNPVVQAQNNGWAGIVVNGCIRDVDEINGCDIGVRALASHPMKANKKGIGEKQVPITIAGTRICDGEWLYADTDGILISRTELSV; translated from the coding sequence ATGGCCTTGGTAACAACTGCTGAAGTTTGCGACGCACACTCGCAGCTAATTGGAAGTGGTGATCTACGGGTGCTTGAGCCAATATTTCAGATATATGGCAGGCGACAGGTCTTCTCAGGACAAATAGTTACCTTAAAGGTATTTGAAGACAACGTTCTGGTTCGTGGGTTTCTCGAGGAGAAAGGCAATGGCAGAGTTCTTGTTGTGGATGGGGGTGGAAGCAAGCGGTGTGCAATATTGGGGGGCAACCCTGTAGTTCAAGCTCAGAATAATGGATGGGCAGGTATAGTGGTGAATGGCTGTATAAGAGATGTTGATGAGATTAATGGTTGTGACATTGGTGTGAGAGCTCTAGCGTCCCATCCCATGAAAGCCAATAAGAAAGGGATTGGAGAGAAACAGGTACCAATTACCATCGCTGGGACAAGGATCTGCGATGGGGAATGGCTTTATGCAGACACCGATGGAATTCTGATTTCTCGTACCGAGTTATCTGTATAA
- the LOC117630970 gene encoding isopentenyl-diphosphate Delta-isomerase I, with amino-acid sequence MTLTTGAGLLNAAARLSFFHKSHHHYPLFFSNYPSLRFSPTSLISNPTSFASLPARLSLSFNASTMADAPDAGMDAVQRRLMFEDECILVDENDRVVGHDTKYNCHLMEKIESENLLHRAFSVFLFNSKNELLLQQRSATKVTFPLVWTNTCCSHPLYRESELIDENSLGVRNAAQRKLLDELGIPAEDVPVDQFIPLGRILYKAPSDGKWGEHELDYLLFTVRDVNVHPNPDEVADIKYVNQEQLKELLRKADAGEEGLKLSPWFRLVVDNFLFKWWDNVEKGTIKEAADMKTIHRLT; translated from the exons ATGACTCTCACCACAGGAGCAGGCCTTCTTAACGCCGCAGCCAGACTCTCCTTCTTCCACAAATCTCACCATCATtatcctcttttcttttcaaattatcCTTCTCTCCGGTTCTCACCAACCTCTCTCATCTCCAACCCCACCTCCTTCGCTTCTCTCCCTGCCAGGCTATCTCTGTCTTTTAACGCCTCCACCATGGCCGACGCTCCTGATGCCGGCATGGACGCCGTCCAGCGCCGCCTCATGTTTGAAGACGA ATGTATTCTAGTGGATGAGAATGATCGTGTTGTTGGTCATGATACCAAATACAACT GCCACTTGATGGAAAAGATTGAATCCGAAAATTTACTTCACAGAGCTTTCAGCGTCTTTTTGTTTAACTCAAAGAATGAGTTGCTTCTTCAG CAACGTTCTGCAACAAAGGTGACATTCCCACTTGTGTGGACAAACACCTGTTGTAGCCATCCACTGTACCGTGAATCTGAGCTTATTGATGAGAATTCTCTTG GGGTAAGAAATGCTGCTCAAAGGAAGCTTTTGGATGAATTGGGTATCCCAGCTGAAGATGTGCCGGTTGATCAGTTCATCCCTTTGGGTCGGATTTTGTACAAGGCACCTTCTGACGGCAAGTGGGGTGAACACGAAC TTGATTACCTTCTCTTCACGGTCCGAGATGTTAATGTGCATCCAAACCCTGACGAAGTAGCTGATATCAAATACGTAAATCAGGAGCAGCTGAAGGAGCTGCTGAGGAAGGCAGATGCTGGGGAGGAAGGTCTGAAGCTGTCCCCTTGGTTCAGACTCGTCGTGGACAACTTCTTGTTCAAATGGTGGGACAATGTTGAGAAAGGCACCATCAAGGAAGCAGCTGACATGAAAACCATCCACAGGTTGACTTAA
- the LOC117630971 gene encoding uncharacterized protein LOC117630971, producing MARELSPGLKILWVWTLGTAAVLVTSVVRTRVRDMENLMNAEQQQQQQQQDTTATDTDTLLVDTSPQSSELIPEEKP from the exons ATGGCAAGAGAGTTGAGCCCCGGCTTAAAGATTCTCTGGGTCTGGACCCTTGGCACCGCCGCTG TACTGGTTACAAGTGTGGTGAGGACGAGGGTGAGAGACATGGAGAACCTTATGAATGctgagcagcagcagcaacaacaacaacaagacACCACTGCCACCGACACAGATACACTCTTGGTGGACACTTCGCCTCAGTCCTCTGAACTGATTCCAGAAGAGAAACCATAG
- the LOC117632668 gene encoding basic leucine zipper and W2 domain-containing protein 2-like — translation MSSKERPTLGGTRIKTRKRNIAAPLDPAAFADAVVQIYLDNAGDLELIAKCIESSDLNFSRYGDTFFEVVFTGGRTQPGTTKPDEGERHPYSVLESEATREVILPSVIYIQKILRRRPFLIKNLENVMRRFLQSLELFEENERKKLAIFTALAFSQKLSGLPPETVFQPMLKDNLVGKGLVLSFITDFFKEYLIDNSLDDLISILKRGKVEDNLLEFFPSTKRSDESFSEHFTKEGLVALVEYNEKKIFEVKLKEMKSALTTQITEETDMSEVIETVKQRVKDAKLPDVEVVRILWDVIMDAVQWSGKNQQQNANAALRQVKTWAELLNTFCTNVKLELELIYKVQMQCYEDAKLMKLFPEIVRSLYDQDVLAEDTILHWFRRGTNPKGRQTFVKALEPFVNWLEEAEEEE, via the exons ATGAG CTCGAAGGAGAGACCCACTCTCGG TGGCACGCGGATTAAGACCCGCAAACGGAATATTGCAGCGCCGCTGGACCCTGCAGCTTTCGCGGATGCAGTGGTCCAGATTTATCTGGATAATGCTGGTGATCTG GAACTTATTGCCAAGTGCATTGAATCTTCAGACCTTAACTTCTCAAGATACGGTGACACCTTTTTTGAG GTTGTTTTCACTGGAGGCCGTACACAACCTGGAACAACAAAACCTGATGAGGGGGAGCGCCATCCTTACTCTGTACTAGAGAGTGAGGCAACACGTGAAGTCATCTTACCATCTGTTATCTACATACAAAAAATTTTGAGGCGGAGGCCATTTCTGATAAAGAATCTCGAAAATGTTATGCGACGATTCCTACAGTCGTTGGAGCTTTTTGAGGAAAATGAAAGGAAGAAGTTGGCAATTTTCACAGCGCTTGCATTCTCTCAGAAGCTATCAGGACTTCCACCCGAAACCGTGTTCCAGCCTATGCTCAAGGATAATCTTGTTGGGAAAGGGCTAGTTCTATCATTTATTACTGACTTCTTCAAGGAGTATCTTATTGATAACAGCCTTGATGATCTGATCTCCATTCTGAAGCGGGGTAAAGTGGAGGACAATCTTCTGGAGTTCTTCCCATCCACAAAGCGGTCTGATGAGAGTTTCTCTGAGCATTTCAC CAAGGAAGGGCTAGTAGCCTTAGTTGAAtacaatgaaaagaaaattttcgaGGTGAAGCTTAAAGAAATGAAATCGGCATTAACAACCCAGATAACAGAAGAGACTGATATGTCTGAAGTCATAGAAACTGTGAAGCAGCGTGTTAAAGATGCTAAATTGCCAGACGTTGAGGTTGTGCGGATTCTGTGGGATGTCATTATGGATGCAGTGCAGTGGTCTGGTAAGAACCAGCAGCAGAACGCCAATGCAGCTCTTCGCCAG GTGAAAACATGGGCAGAACTGTTGAATACCTTCTGCACCAATGTGAAGCTGGAGCTGGAACTGATTTACAAAGTCCAAATGCAGTGCTATGAGGATGCTAAGCTGATGAAGCTGTTTCCTGAAATTGTGAGGTCCCTCTATGACCAGGATGTGCTTGCAGAAGACACCATTCTCCATTGGTTCCGCCGAGGAACAAACCCCAAGGGGAG GCAAACTTTTGTGAAGGCTCTGGAGCCATTTGTGAACTGGCTGGAGGAGGCAGAAGAGGAGGAATAG
- the LOC117632667 gene encoding riboflavin biosynthesis protein PYRR, chloroplastic: MALSSPLMRVSCSPTPASAAAATTRSNNNNKNNNFLCTHALDAVHIRRAAELADKSSGFTSPHPNFGCVIATQSGKVAGEGFLYAQGTKPAEVLAAEAAGNFSRRGTAYLNMEPGDCHGDHAAVSALVQAGIERVVIGLRHPLQHLRGNSIRALRSEGLQVHVLGEDLNGKLIEEARKSCLLVNAPLICRAASRVPFSVLKYAMTLDGKIAASSGHASWISSRTSRNRVFELRGRSDAVIVGGNTVRRDNPRLTARHGGGHMPMRIVMSQTLDLPDEANLWDFSDVSTIVVTQRGARKRFQKFLASKGIEVVEFDILNPREVMEYFHDRGYLSVLWECGGTLAAAAISSGVIHKVFAFVAPKIIGGKNAPTPVGELGMVEMSQALDLIDVCYEQVGPDMLISGFLQPIPDATPVIPSVDETYEIDPTVTPYESRIIFFYKTWDPYGAFSNFSPHAIKMPDASGDYATWLSVEHYYQAQKFVGVDDPVARDGVENIKSAKSPEEAARIGRSMQRQQPDLVRSDWESVKIEVMYRALKCKFSIYPHLNSMLLSTAGSVIVEASPHDLFWGGGRDGEGLNYLGRLLMQLRSEFLGESYTSS, from the exons ATGGCCTTATCTTCACCACTTATGAGAGTTTCCTGCAGCCCCACACCCGCTTCCGCTGCCGCCGCCACCACCcgtagtaataataataacaagaaCAATAACTTTCTCTGCACCCACGCGCTCGATGCCGTACACATCCGACGCGCCGCCGAGCTGGCTGACAAATCTTCCGGTTTCACATCTCCCCACCCCAACTTCGGCTGCGTCATCGCCACCCAATCCGGAAAAGTCGCCGGCGAGGGTTTCCTCTACGCCCAGGGTACCAAGCCCGCCGAGGTTCTTGCGGCTGAGGCAGCTGGCAACTTCTCCCGTCGCGGCACCGCTTACCTCAACATGGAGCCCGGTGATTGCCACGGAGATCACGCTGCCGTCTCTGCCCTCGTTCAG GCAGGGATTGAAAGGGTGGTGATTGGGTTGAGGCATCCATTGCAGCACCTGAGAGGGAATTCCATAAGGGCTTTGAGAAGTGAAGGGTTGCAGGTTCATGTTCTTGGTGAGGACCTCAACGGTAAACTCATTGAG GAAGCTCGGAAATCATGCCTCCTTGTCAATGCTCCTTTAATTTGTAGAGCTGCTTCTCGAGTCCCCTTCTCTGTTCTCAAGTATGCTATGACCCTTGATG GAAAAATTGCTGCTAGCAGCGGACATGCCTCATGGATCAGTAGCAGGACGTCTCGAAATCGAGTTTTCGAATTGCGGGGTAGAAGTGATGCGGTCATTGTAGGAGGAAATACCGTTCGCAGGGACA ATCCAAGACTAACAGCAAGACATGGAGGTGGGCATATGCCCATGCGGATTGTAATGTCACAGACTCTTGATCTCCCTGACGAAGCAAACCTTTGGGATTTCTCTGATGTATCGACTATAGTTGTGACACAAAGGGGTGCAAGAAAGCGTTTCCAGAAATTTCTTGCATCTAAAGGAATTGAAGTGGTGGAGTTTGACATCCTAAACCCCAGAGAAGTAATGGAATACTTTCATGATCGTGGATATCTTTCAGTTTTGTGGGAGTGTGGAGGGACATTAGCTGCAGCTGCTATTTCATCTGGAGTAATACATAAG GTGTTCGCATTTGTTGCTCCTAAGATTATTGGTGGAAAGAATGCGCCAACCCCTGTAGGTGAACTTGGGATGGTTGAAATGTCACAAGCCTTGGATTTAATTGATGTTTGCTATGAGCAG GTTGGACCTGACATGCTTATAAGTGGATTTCTTCAACCCATACCAGATGCGACGCCTGTTATTCCATCGGTTGATGAAACTTATGAAATTGATCCAACTGTCACTCCTTATGAATCAAGGATCATATTCTTCTACAAAACATGGGACCCTTATGGTGCATTCTCAAATTTTTCTCCGCACGCAATTAAGATGCCTGATGCCAGTGGTGATTATGCCACTTGGTTGAGTGTAGAGCATTACTACCAG GCTCAGAAGTTTGTTGGGGTGGATGATCCTGTGGCACGAGATGGTGTTGAAAATATTAAGTCTGCGAAAAGTCCGGAAGAGGCAGCACGAATAGGAAGATCAATGCAGAGGCAGCAGCCTGATTTG GTAAGATCGGATTGGGAAAGTGTGAAGATTGAAGTGATGTACAGGGCACTAAAATGCAAGTTCTCGATATACCCACATTTGAATTCTATGTTGCTGTCAACTGCTGGATCTGTTATTGTTGAAGCTTCCCCGCATGATCTCTTCTGGGGCGGAGGCCGGGATGGAGAAGGCCTAAATTATCTGGGCAGGCTTTTGATGCAGTTGAGATCAGAGTTTCTTGGTGAGTCTTATACGTCCAGTTAG